In Vibrio diazotrophicus, the following proteins share a genomic window:
- a CDS encoding 2-octaprenyl-3-methyl-6-methoxy-1,4-benzoquinol hydroxylase, whose product MNDFDIVVIGGGMVGAAAAIGFAKQGRKVAVVEGAKPHAFEPSQAMDVRISAISQTSVYLLDSLGAWESIEAMRVCPYRRLETWEHPECRTRFSAQSLGLEQLGYMVENRVIQLGLWSSMEAYSNITLFCPDKLYNIQFGDRQSIELDSGAQLVCDWVIGADGANSQVRASANIGVTAWDYRQHCMLINVETEKPQQDITWQQFSPSGPRSFLPLIGNQGSLVWYDSPSRIKQLGMMTNEQLRLEILNHFPQELGDIKVLQKGSFPLTRRHAQTYIKNHCVLVGDSAHTINPLAGQGVNLGFKDVATLLDCTNTLEELTTGAFRSYERKRRPDNLLMQTGMDFFYKTFSNDIPPLKFARNAALKLAEQAGPAKEQVLRYALGL is encoded by the coding sequence ATGAACGATTTTGACATTGTTGTGATTGGTGGTGGCATGGTGGGGGCAGCAGCAGCGATTGGCTTTGCGAAACAAGGCCGGAAAGTCGCGGTTGTAGAAGGCGCAAAACCGCATGCGTTTGAGCCTTCTCAAGCGATGGACGTTCGTATTTCTGCTATCTCGCAGACTTCCGTTTATTTACTGGATTCACTGGGAGCATGGGAAAGCATTGAGGCCATGCGTGTTTGTCCTTACCGCCGTCTGGAAACTTGGGAACATCCTGAATGTCGAACTCGTTTCTCAGCTCAATCACTAGGCTTAGAACAGCTAGGCTATATGGTTGAAAACCGAGTCATTCAGTTGGGCTTATGGAGCAGTATGGAAGCGTATTCGAACATAACCCTGTTCTGTCCGGATAAGTTATACAATATTCAGTTCGGCGATAGACAATCCATAGAGCTGGATTCGGGAGCTCAATTGGTTTGCGATTGGGTGATTGGTGCGGATGGTGCCAATTCGCAAGTACGTGCCAGTGCCAATATTGGTGTAACGGCTTGGGATTATCGTCAACACTGCATGTTGATTAATGTTGAAACTGAAAAGCCACAACAAGATATTACTTGGCAACAGTTTTCCCCATCAGGCCCTCGCTCATTTCTACCATTGATTGGCAATCAGGGTTCTTTGGTCTGGTATGACTCTCCAAGTCGCATAAAACAGTTAGGCATGATGACAAATGAACAACTGAGACTGGAAATTCTTAACCATTTCCCGCAAGAGTTAGGGGATATTAAGGTTCTACAGAAAGGTTCTTTTCCATTGACGCGTCGTCATGCTCAGACTTACATAAAGAATCATTGTGTCTTGGTGGGCGATTCAGCGCATACCATTAATCCGCTAGCGGGGCAGGGTGTTAACTTGGGTTTCAAGGATGTCGCCACATTACTGGATTGCACTAATACTTTAGAAGAGCTAACGACAGGTGCGTTTCGCAGTTACGAACGCAAAAGAAGACCTGACAATTTATTGATGCAGACGGGAATGGATTTCTTTTATAAGACGTTTAGCAATGACATTCCACCGCTCAAATTTGCTCGCAATGCTGCATTAAAACTGGCGGAACAGGCAGGCCCTGCGAAAGAACAGGTATTACGTTACGCGTTGGGTTTGTAG
- the crr gene encoding PTS glucose transporter subunit IIA → MGLFDKLKKLVSDDSADAGAIEIIAPLSGEIVNIEDVPDVVFAEKIVGDGIAIKPSGNKMVAPVNGTIGKIFETNHAFSIESDDGVELFVHFGIDTVELKGEGFKRIAEEGQSVKVGDTIIEFDLALLEEKAKSTLTPVVISNMDEIKELNKLSGTVSVGETAVLRVTK, encoded by the coding sequence ATGGGTCTGTTTGACAAACTGAAAAAGCTAGTCTCTGATGACAGCGCTGACGCTGGTGCAATTGAAATCATCGCACCACTTTCTGGTGAAATCGTAAACATCGAAGATGTGCCAGATGTCGTGTTTGCTGAGAAAATCGTTGGTGACGGTATCGCTATCAAGCCATCTGGCAACAAAATGGTTGCTCCAGTAAATGGTACTATTGGTAAGATTTTCGAAACTAACCACGCATTCTCTATCGAGTCTGATGATGGTGTTGAACTATTCGTTCACTTCGGTATCGATACAGTAGAACTTAAAGGCGAAGGCTTCAAACGTATTGCTGAAGAAGGTCAATCAGTGAAAGTGGGCGACACTATCATTGAATTCGATCTAGCTCTACTAGAAGAAAAAGCAAAATCTACTCTAACTCCAGTTGTTATCTCTAACATGGACGAAATCAAAGAGCTGAACAAGCTTTCTGGTACTGTTTCTGTTGGTGAAACTGCCGTTCTTCGCGTAACTAAATAA